The genomic interval GCaccggagtaaaaaaaagaaaatccaacTCTCGGTCGCGCGTCGTGTTCGAGATaaatttcgcatttttcggaTGTAGTCGCAGGAGAAGGGAGAGCCGGCAAATAATCATCTCGATCCGATCGAGGTCGAGAGCGTCGAGTCAAGGGAGGCCGGGGAAGAACACCGGGGAGGTGAGTACGAAGGAGAAAGCGAGGACGTCCTGGGCGCGGGGTCCTCGCCTTCCTCTCCGTGGCCGCGTATGAACGCGGGTACGTGGGCCAGCCAGCTCCCTTCTTCGCTGTTCTCCGGGCCCGTGTACAGTCGACAATTACACGCGTTACGTCATTCCGCGAGTAGTCGCCTCCCGGACTCTCGGTACCCGCGTCTCTCGCCTCTCGTCCGCAGGAGCGTCCGACACGCGAAGCCCGGGACCGCGATAATTTTTCGCGACGCGCGCGGAACCCGGACAAAAAAGATAACCCGGGGGATCGGATCCGTACCTCCGACTTTCAGACATTGAATTCGCGTGGTGCCGATCTTTTCCCAGAATTAAGATAGAGGAAAAATTTGCCGCGGTTCATTTATTCGCGACTCGTAGAGGATCTTGGACGGTATTAAGTAATTTGTACTTCTGAATTCCAGAGGGTGTTCGATAGAACGATGgtagttgagaaaattgaaagcaaGGAGCGGTCTTCTGGGAGGGACGATTTCGGGCAGTACATCGACCACACCGCACGTATATTGAGATGTTTGCGAATGATGGAAATGGAAGAGGACGCTTCGATTTTGCGAAGGACGGCGATCGTTACCACCACTGCGATTATGCTGTTCTTGAACGCTGCGTTGGGAATATCGGAGATGATGAAACTTCGAAATACCACGGAACTGTCCGCCCTGGCGATGACCGTCGGTGCTTCTTGGATGCATTTCATAGGGTTCGCGAAGTGGGCATTCTTCGTTTGGAAAATCAAAGATGTTTCGCGTCTCTTTCTGCATCTCGAAGAATGCTACAACATGAGTTTGAGTATCAGCGATATCGTCGAAGGTAAAATAAATCGAGATATTCCGATCAAAGTATCGCGCAGCTGCGTGACATACTCGTGCCGCAGGTCATTCGCAGCTCCGCAAGGATATGAACCGAGCGCGAAAGAACTCGTTGCGCTTCACTTGGGTATGGGGATTCTTCGTGAACTGGGGGGTGGTCCACTGGTGCCTGAACCCGTTCTTGGTGAAATGGACGCTGAGTCGGTCGAACGTAAGCATGCCTATGAACGAAGACGCCCTTCCTTACTCCACCTGGATCCCGTGGGATACTTCGGGAACGGGTGCATACGTTGTCACCTACCTCTTGGAGTGCGTGGGCAGTCAGGCTGCCATTATCGGCAGTACAGCTTACGATACTTTTTACATCACCATAATGTTGATGATCACCGCCCAGTTGAggtatttgaattattttttggccAACACCGGCGATGGCGATCCGGCGAACGTACGTACCGAAACGTGAGTTGAATCGAACgtcgtgaaattaattatccgAGGTTTTGTCATCGCACAACGAAATATACCGCGATCATTTTGTCTCGATTCCAGAACGAATAAATTGACGTATCCTTTTCTCCTGGAGAAATTGAAGCGAGGAAAAGATCACCACAACGCGATTTTGACGTGAGTCGCCGTTTAATCGTTTTCAACAGCTGAAGTCACATTGGAATGTCACAGCGTCacgattttataaaattttcattgtcagATTTCTGACGCTCTTTGGACACGTAACCAGCCCGGCGATGTTCGCTCAATGTATCGGGAGCACGGCTGTTATTTGCTTGATCGTTTTCGAAGTGTCTACTGTGAAAGGTACGGATGGTATTATCAAAATATGGAGCATGGTGGAGTACGTCGCGGGCAATTTATtgcaaattttcttcttttgttacTTCGCAAACAAAATCACAGAACTGGTCGGTGGAATTTGGTTTCGATGTAATTTTCCCAATTAAATGTTATACCGGTCAACCGATCAGTCGATTCGTATATTCAGGGACTCGAAGTTGCCGACTCGACTTACCGCTGCGGTTGGGAGAACATGGTTTTTGCCAAATCGGTTGatcaaaaaacgagagagaagggACTGAAATCGGTGGGATTTTTAATCCGCGATATGTCGGTGAGGGCTCAAAAACCCATCAGATTGAGCGGCGGTCCGTTTTACGTTCTATCTCTCGAAACCTTTCTCGCTGTGAGTAATCGCTGCCGCACATACACGCGCATATTTCTCAAATAACTTCGCAAGCAAGGATCAAAATTTTGATATCTTTTTTCAGATGCTGGGCGCTGCATTCTCCTACCTGACCGTATTGAGAGAACTCAATTCCGACGAATAATCAAAATGAATCAACTCTCTCTTGAAATACCGTAGACAATCACATTTCCTAATTAAGCATACAAGTTAGCGCTACACCTGAGACTGTACAGTACATGAAATCACCGGGGCAATCAGACCGTATTAAATATAGCGTTCCTTGTCGGTCGCTAGCGGTAATTGTAAGCCCAAGCATATTCATTGAACAGCTGCGATAGCAGTTGAGCGGGTATACAACACACGTCCGCTCGGATTGCCCGACGACTACTTACcgcgacgcgtcgcgacgctatgAACGAACTCACGTGCAGTACGCATGCCTTGGCACATCGCTTCCTCAGGCGACGTAGTCTCCCGATAGAAAGTCGACGCGCCGCAGATGACTCGCGCAGCCGGTGCGCGCTTGACGTGCGTGGATCACCTGCTTTTCCGTATCCGAGGCGACCCGCCGATTGTCCACGTGTCCACGGGGGTAATACGCCGAGACCGACGTGGACTGGAATAAAGAGCGGtgcaaggagaaaaaaagcaccTTGTACTTCAGCACTGAAAAATATACGCAATACGCAACGAGCGAACGCGCGagacatgatttttttcagacctCGTGAATGGAAGGGGGGATTCTAGGTTGCAAGATTAGCTTCagttttcgcaaatttttcgaatttcagtcGATTGGTATTGTGATCCATTGGCGAAAATTTCTAGCCACGCAAAATTCAGGGAACGTCGAAATATTTGGGGGATAGAAGGACCTCGAGTGTTCCGGTGAGAAGTCCGAGAGT from Athalia rosae chromosome 6, iyAthRosa1.1, whole genome shotgun sequence carries:
- the LOC105688572 gene encoding odorant receptor 13a-like isoform X2, giving the protein MVVEKIESKERSSGRDDFGQYIDHTARILRCLRMMEMEEDASILRRTAIVTTTAIMLFLNAALGISEMMKLRNTTELSALAMTVGASWMHFIGFAKWAFFVWKIKDVSRLFLHLEECYNMSLSISDIVEGHSQLRKDMNRARKNSLRFTWVWGFFVNWGVVHWCLNPFLVKWTLSRSNVSMPMNEDALPYSTWIPWDTSGTGAYVVTYLLECVGSQAAIIGSTAYDTFYITIMLMITAQLRTNKLTYPFLLEKLKRGKDHHNAILTFLTLFGHVTSPAMFAQCIGSTAVICLIVFEVSTVKGTDGIIKIWSMVEYVAGNLLQIFFFCYFANKITELGLEVADSTYRCGWENMVFAKSVDQKTREKGLKSVGFLIRDMSVRAQKPIRLSGGPFYVLSLETFLAMLGAAFSYLTVLRELNSDE
- the LOC105688572 gene encoding odorant receptor 13a-like isoform X1 yields the protein MVVEKIESKERSSGRDDFGQYIDHTARILRCLRMMEMEEDASILRRTAIVTTTAIMLFLNAALGISEMMKLRNTTELSALAMTVGASWMHFIGFAKWAFFVWKIKDVSRLFLHLEECYNMSLSISDIVEGHSQLRKDMNRARKNSLRFTWVWGFFVNWGVVHWCLNPFLVKWTLSRSNVSMPMNEDALPYSTWIPWDTSGTGAYVVTYLLECVGSQAAIIGSTAYDTFYITIMLMITAQLRYLNYFLANTGDGDPANVRTETTNKLTYPFLLEKLKRGKDHHNAILTFLTLFGHVTSPAMFAQCIGSTAVICLIVFEVSTVKGTDGIIKIWSMVEYVAGNLLQIFFFCYFANKITELGLEVADSTYRCGWENMVFAKSVDQKTREKGLKSVGFLIRDMSVRAQKPIRLSGGPFYVLSLETFLAMLGAAFSYLTVLRELNSDE